The genomic interval CATCCCGGGAGTGACATCCTACTACAATTGGGATAACAAGACCCAGAAGGGCAGAGAGTCGGTGATGCTCATCAAGATAAGGTCTGACAATTTCGAACGGGTCAAAGATGTAATCCGAGAACACCATAGTTATGAGTTACCGGAAATCATTGCACTGCCTATTTCTGCCGGAGACGCTGATTATCTGAAGTGGATTGATAAATGCTCAGGCAGAACGGAATGAACTCAGTCAATCGACTGGTTATACATGCAGGTATCGTATGAAATTCAAGAAGCATGAGTCGGGATACGCCGTAAGGCTCGAAAAGGGCGAGGATGTTCTCGTATCGCTCACCAGGTTCGCAAACGAGGTCAAACTTGGATCGGGGTCAGTCATCGGCATCGGTGTTGTTTGTGATGTCGAGCTTGGATATTTCGATCCGGAGGCGAATGAGTACATCAAAAAGAACCTCGATGGTGAGTACGAGTTGATCACGTTTATGGGCAATTTCTCTGTCGTCGACGGCGAGCGATTCGTGCACGCCCATGTCACCGTATCCGACCGGGACTGCAGACCATACGCAGGGCACCTGTTCTCAGGTGTAATCGGAGTTACCGGCGAATTCACGGTAACCGCATCCGATGTTGTGATAACGCGTAGCCCTGACCCTGATACCGGCCTTAAGTTCCTGGATCTGTAATGTCAACTTCTTCAGTGATCGCTCTGCTGACCGATTTCGGATCAGCGGACAGTTATGTTGCGGAGATGAAAGCCGCTATGCTTTCAGTCAACCCTGAACTGAAATTCATAGACATCTCCCATAGTGTGCCGCCGGGTGATATCAGACAGGCTGCATATTACCTGTGGCGATCGCACAGATTCTTTCCTGCTGGCACGATATTTCTCTCGGTAGTCGATCCGGGTGTAGGAAGCGAACGAAGAATCGTTGCTATTGAGAGTGGGAATTACTTGTTCGTTGCTCCCGACAATGGTCTTCTGTCAATGATAGTTGCCCGAAATGACTATACTGCTTACGAAATCAGCAACACTCAATACATGCTCGTGGAGGGCGGCAGCACGTTTGAGGGTCGCGATGTCATGGCTCCAGTCTCCGCGTATATCTCGCTTGGCGTGGACATCGAGGCAATAGGAAATGCGATTGACAAGATCGAGACATTCGAAGTCGCTTCACCGTCGTGCTCCGATGACAAAATCGCAGGTGAGGTGCTTTCCATCGACAACTTCGGAAATGCCATCACAAATATCCCTGGCGATGATCTGGAAGCAGCCGGGGATCAGAGATTCCTACGGGTGTTGGCTGGTGGCAAGGATATCGGATCGATTCACAAGACATTCGACTCAGTGCCGACAGGCGAGACCGTTGCATATATCGGCAGTTGCGGACTACTAGAAATCGGTATCAACAGGGGACACTTTGCAAAGAAGTCTGAAATCACAATCGGCTCAACTATCGAGGTGGTGCGGCATGAACATTGACGGACGGCCATCATGGGACGAGTACTTCATGTCAATAGCAGATCTTGCTGCGACGCGGTCCACGTGTCTTCGCAGGCAGGTCGGCGCCGTTATAGTGAAGGACAAGCGCATTCTCGCGACCGGCTACAATGGTGCGCCAAGGGGGCTGATGCATTGTCTCGATGTAGGATGCCTGCGCGAAAAGCTGAACATTCCATCAGGTGAGAGACACGAGCTGTGCCGGGCAATCCACGCAGAGCAGAATGCCGTGGTGCAGGCGGCGACATCCGGGATTGACATAACCAACGGCGTGATTTACAGCACAACATTCCCCTGCAGCCTTTGCTCGAAGATCATCATCAATGCGAGCCTCTTGCGCATCATATGCAGAGAAGGATATCCCGATGACCTGTCTCGCAGGTTGCTCGTAGAGTCTGGAATAAAGGTTGATCTTCTCAACAAAAGCGGAGCAGTGCAGCACTTGAATTTGGAGGTTGGAGAATAGTGAAGTGCCCACACTGTGGCGGTGAAGAAGATAAAGTCGTCGATTCGCGATCTGTCCAGGAGGGGAGAGCTATCAGGCGT from Candidatus Zixiibacteriota bacterium carries:
- a CDS encoding divalent-cation tolerance protein CutA; the encoded protein is MTEYAVVMSTVSSQMEAEHIGEELVSKGLAVCVNVIPGVTSYYNWDNKTQKGRESVMLIKIRSDNFERVKDVIREHHSYELPEIIALPISAGDADYLKWIDKCSGRTE
- a CDS encoding DNA-binding protein, with protein sequence MKFKKHESGYAVRLEKGEDVLVSLTRFANEVKLGSGSVIGIGVVCDVELGYFDPEANEYIKKNLDGEYELITFMGNFSVVDGERFVHAHVTVSDRDCRPYAGHLFSGVIGVTGEFTVTASDVVITRSPDPDTGLKFLDL
- a CDS encoding SAM-dependent chlorinase/fluorinase, giving the protein MSTSSVIALLTDFGSADSYVAEMKAAMLSVNPELKFIDISHSVPPGDIRQAAYYLWRSHRFFPAGTIFLSVVDPGVGSERRIVAIESGNYLFVAPDNGLLSMIVARNDYTAYEISNTQYMLVEGGSTFEGRDVMAPVSAYISLGVDIEAIGNAIDKIETFEVASPSCSDDKIAGEVLSIDNFGNAITNIPGDDLEAAGDQRFLRVLAGGKDIGSIHKTFDSVPTGETVAYIGSCGLLEIGINRGHFAKKSEITIGSTIEVVRHEH
- a CDS encoding cytidine/deoxycytidylate deaminase family protein encodes the protein MNIDGRPSWDEYFMSIADLAATRSTCLRRQVGAVIVKDKRILATGYNGAPRGLMHCLDVGCLREKLNIPSGERHELCRAIHAEQNAVVQAATSGIDITNGVIYSTTFPCSLCSKIIINASLLRIICREGYPDDLSRRLLVESGIKVDLLNKSGAVQHLNLEVGE